Proteins found in one Hevea brasiliensis isolate MT/VB/25A 57/8 chromosome 18, ASM3005281v1, whole genome shotgun sequence genomic segment:
- the LOC131176027 gene encoding probable beta-D-xylosidase 5 has product MAKTFISLSLIVSVAFLAICTARRPPLVSDVPVNYTHVCEPSRFAKQGLDIAEFGYCDTSQSFEKRAKDLIDRMTLEEKVLQLGNSAAGASKIGLPPYEWWSEALHGVSNTGPGTNFDEVVPGATSFPTVLLTTASFNQSLWKTIGEVVSSEARAMYNLGKSGLTFWSPNINVARDPRWGRILETPGEDPFVVGTYGAIYVRALQDVEGTLNTTDLNSRPLKVAACCKHYTAYDIEDWLGVDRFHFDARVTEQDMLETFQRPFEMCVRDGDASSAMCSFNRVNGIPVCADKTLLQDKIRGQWDLHGYIVSDCDSIEVMVHGQKWLGDTQEDAVSQVLKAGLDLDCGDYYPKYLKSALMQGQISEAEIDRSLKYIYVVLMRLGYFDGSPFSSLGKKDICSNENIELAAEAAREGIVLLKNNGTLPLNSSKLKKLAVIGPHANATKAMIGNYAGIPCRYVSPIEGFSAFAEVTYEMGCADVACKNDSLIFPAMEAAREADATILMVGLDLSVEAEGRDRVDLLLPGYQTLLINQVAKASKGPVILVIMAAGCVDISFAKNNELIQAILWAGYPGQEGGRAIADIVFGKHNPGGRLPLTWYKAEYVDAVPMTSMSLRPVDEFGYPGRTYKFFNGSTVYPFGYGLSYTNFSYKITPSKTALKIKLNKYQHCNNLNYTNDDIKPFCPAVLVEDLGCEHEFGLEATVENAGKMDGSEVVMVYSKPPMGITGTHAKQVIGFERVFVPAGGKNKVKFTFDVCKSLAIVDGRGNKVLPSGLHTIMVGDADVSFFVEVQFYQ; this is encoded by the exons atggCCAAAACTTTTATTTCGCTTTCTCTTATTGTTAGCGTAGCTTTCTTAGCTATTTGCACTGCTAGAAGGCCTCCATTGGTCAGTGATGTACCTGTTAATTACACCCATGTGTGTGAACCTTCAAGGTTTGCTAAACAAGGTCTGGACATTGCTGAATTTGGCTACTGTGACACTTCCCAATCTTTTGAGAAGAGGGCAAAGGATCTAATAGACAGGATGACCCTAGAAGAAAAGGTGCTACAGTTGGGAAATTCTGCTGCTGGTGCGTCTAAAATAGGGCTGCCGCCTTATGAATGGTGGTCTGAGGCCTTGCATGGTGTCTCCAACACTGGTCCAGGGACAAACTTTGATGAAGTAGTTCCTGGTGCAACAAGTTTTCCTACAGTTTTACTTACAACTGCATCTTTTAACCAGTCTCTCTGGAAAACAATTGGCGAG GTTGTTTCGTCAGAAGCCAGAGCAATGTACAACTTGGGAAAATCTGGATTAACGTTTTGGAGCCCAAACATAAACGTAGCAAGGGATCCCAGATGGGGAAGAATTCTTGAGACACCAGGAGAAGATCCATTTGTTGTTGGTACATATGGTGCTATTTATGTAAGAGCATTGCAAGATGTTGAAGGAACATTAAACACCACAGACTTGAATTCTAGACCTCTCAAAGTTGCTGCTTGCTGTAAGCATTACACTGCTTATGATATTGAAGACTGGTTGGGGGTGGATCGATTTCATTTCGATGCAAgg GTGACTGAGCAAGATATGTTGGAGACATTTCAGCGGCCTTTTGAAATGTGTGTTAGAGATGGTGATGCTAGTAGTGCTATGTGCTCATTTAACCGTGTTAATGGCATCCCTGTTTGTGCTGATAAAACACTTTTACAAGACAAAATTAGAGGACAATGGGATCTTCACgg ATACATAGTTTCAGATTGTGATTCAATTGAGGTGATGGTTCATGGCCAAAAATGGCTTGGGGACACACAAGAGGATGCCGTTTCTCAAGTTTTAAAGGCAG GATTGGATCTTGACTGCGGAGACTATTATCCCAAGTATCTAAAGAGTGCATTGATGCAAGGACAAATTAGTGAAGCTGAGATTGACAGATCACTAAAATATATTTATGTTGTCCTAATGAGGCTAGGATACTTTGATGGAAGTCCTTTCAGTTCGCTTGGTAAGAAGGATATTTGCTCCAATGAAAATATTGAGTTAGCAGCTGAAGCAGCTAGAGAAGGAATTGTTCTCCTAAAAAATAATGGAACTTTGCCCTTGAATTCTTCCAAGTTGAAGAAACTTGCTGTAATTGGACCACATGCCAATGCTACGAAagcaatgattggaaattatgcaG GTATTCCTTGCCGGTATGTTTCTCCAATTGAAGGCTTCTCAGCATTTGCAGAAGTGACATACGAAATGGGATGTGCAGATGTTGCTTGTAAAAATGACAGTTTGATCTTTCCAGCAATGGAAGCTGCACGTGAAGCAGATGCCACTATATTAATGGTGGGTTTGGACTTGTCTGTTGAAGCTGAAGGCAGGGACAGGGTGGATCTCCTCCTCCCAGGTTACCAAACTCTGTTGATCAACCAAGTTGCTAAAGCCTCCAAAGGTCCAGTGATCCTTGTAATTATGGCAGCGGGTTGTGTTGATATCTCTTTTGCCAAGAATAATGAACTGATCCAGGCCATCTTGTGGGCTGGATACCCTGGCCAAGAAGGTGGTCGAGCTATTGCAGATATTGTTTTTGGAAAACACAATCCTG GTGGAAGATTGCCACTTACATGGTATAAGGCTGAATATGTTGATGCGGTACCCATGACATCCATGTCACTAAGGCCAGTTGATGAGTTTGGCTACCCTGGAAGGACATACAAATTCTTCAATGGCTCAACCGTGTACCCATTTGGCTATGGACTCAGCTATACGAATTTCAGTTACAAGATAACACCCTCAAAGACTGCGCTTAAGATAAAATTGAACAAGTACCAGCACTGCAACAACTTGAACTATACCAATGATGATATCAAGCCATTTTGCCCTGCTGTTTTGGTTGAGGACTTAGGTTGTGAACATGAGTTCGGACTTGAGGCCACAGTTGAAAATGCAGGGAAAATGGATGGAAGTGAAGTTGTAATGGTCTACTCCAAGCCTCCAATGGGAATTACTGGGACTCATGCCAAGCAAGTGATTGGATTTGAAAGGGTATTTGTTCCGGCAGGAGGGAAAAACAAGGTCAAGTTTACATTTGATGTTTGTAAGAGCTTAGCGATTGTGGATGGAAGAGGCAACAAGGTTTTGCCATCTGGTTTGCACACAATCATGGTGGGAGATGCTGATGTCTCATTTTTTGTTGAAGTGCAGTTTTATCAGTAG
- the LOC110668573 gene encoding LOW QUALITY PROTEIN: pentatricopeptide repeat-containing protein At5g46460, mitochondrial (The sequence of the model RefSeq protein was modified relative to this genomic sequence to represent the inferred CDS: inserted 1 base in 1 codon; deleted 1 base in 1 codon) has product MSQFRAISRNFKYPPKXFPFAVWYFKISHHSQRSPRILNGDNVNYCTKAMSHSYRTLLSNHLKNQRLDQARVIFYEIPSPDVHLCTMMIAGYAKNDRLADALILFERMADRDIISWNSMIKGCLECGDLTLARRLFDEMPERNVVSWTTMVNGYLKFGIVDVAETLFWNMPARDVAAWNAMIYGYCRNGRVEKGLKLFEKMPCRNVISWTSMIGGLDQNGMSEKSLFLFRKMMGSGVEPTSSTFACVLTACANAIDFNLGVQVHGHVLKLGYCFGEFISASLITFYSNCNEVKKAHQVFNETLSKNVVIWTALLTGYDLNCKHGDALRVFSDMIKMGVLPNQSTFTSALNSCRGLESLDKGKEIHTVVIKLGLETDVFVGNSLMVMYSECGNVNDAVAVFKTINEKNTVSWNSIIVGCSQHGHGIWALSLFNKMIRACVDPDEITFTGLLSACSHSGMLQKGRCLFEYISQYKPIALKLQHYACMVDILGRNGKLEEAEELIKNMPMKANSMIWLSLLSSCRTHSNLEVAERAATSTFDLEPYCSAAYVLLSNLYASAGRWTDVSRMRVKMKQVGVVKQPGSSWVVLKGMRHEFISGDRSHPLSEKIIEKLDWLGEKLKPFGYFPDQRFALHDVDDEQKEEMLSYHSERLAIGFALVSTVEGSTITVMKNLRICGDCHFVIKLISKIAGREIVVRDNSRFHHFRNGICSCGDYW; this is encoded by the exons ATGTCACAATTTCGCGCCATTTCTCGAAATTTCAAGTATCCACCCA TTTTCCCATTTGCAGTTTGGTACTTTAAGATTTCCCATCATTCTCAGAGATCTCCCCGTATCCTTAAT GGTGATAATGTTAACTATTGCACCAAAGCAATGTCTCACTCTTACAGAACTTTACTCTCTAATCACCTAAAGAATCAAAGATTAGACCAAGCCCgcgttattttttatgaaatccCATCTCCTGATGTGCATCTGTGCACTATGATGATTGCTGGTTATGCGAAAAATGATAGGCTAGCTGACGCATTGATACTGTTTGAAAGAATGGCTGATAGAGATATAATTTCCTGGAATTCGATGATAAAAGGGTGTTTAGAATGTGGAGATTTGACTCTGGCTAGAAGATTGTTCGATGAAATGCCTGAAAGGAATGTTGTTTCTTGGACAACAATGGTAAATGGGTATTTGAAGTTTGGGATAGTTGATGTTGCTGAAACGTTGTTCTGGAATATGCCAGCAAGGGATGTTGCAGCATGGAATGCAATGATTTATGGGTATTGTAGGAATGGGAGAGTTGAGAAGGGTCTGAAGTTGTTTGAAAAAATGCCTTGTCGGAATGTGATTTCATGGACTTCAATGATTGGTGGACTTGACCAGAATGGGATGAGTGAAAAGTCTTTGTTTCTTTTTAGGAAAATGATGGGTTCAGGTGTTGAGCCCACTTCAAGCACATTTGCCTGTGTGTTGACGGCTTGTGCAAATGCAATAGACTTCAATCTGGGTGTTCAAGTTCATGGTCACGTTCTTAAGTTGGGATATTGTTTTGGTGAATTTATATCAGCTTCATTgataacattttattcaaattgcAATGAAGTCAAGAAAGCTCATCAGGTATTTAATGAGACATTGTCTAAAAATGTGGTTATATGGACGGCTCTTTTAACAGGATATGATTTGAATTGTAAGCATGGAGATGCACTGAGGGTTTTCAGCGACATGATCAAGATGGGCGTTCTTCCAAATCAATCTACATTCACCAGTGCTCTTAATTCATGTCGTGGATTAGAGAGCCTTGATAAGGGTAAAGAGATCCACACAGTAGTAATTAAACTTGGTTTGGAAACTGATGTCTTTGTTGGTAATTCTCTCATGGTCATGTATAGTGAATGTGGGAATGTAAATGATGCTGTAGCTGTATTTAAAACAATTAATGAGAAGAATACTGTCTCATGGAACTCGATCATTGTTGGATGCTCTCAGCATGGACATGGCATTTGGGCCTTGAGTTTGTTTAACAAAATGATACGTGCATGTGTAGACCCAGATGAGATCACATTCACTGGATTGCTTTCTGCTTGTAGCCATTCTGGGATGTTGCAGAAGGGAAGGTGCTTGTTTGAGTATATTAGTCAATATAAACCCATTGCATTGAAGCTTCAGCATTATGCTTGTATGGTGGATATCTTAGGCAGAAATGGTAAGCTGGAGGAAGCAGAAGAGTTAATTAAAAATATGCCTATGAAAGCAAATTCTATGATTTGGCTATCCCTCCTTAGTTCATGTAGAACGCATTCCAATTTAGAGGTTGCTGAAAGAGCTGCAACAAGTACTTTTGATCTAGAACCCTATTGTAGTGCTGCTTATGTTTTATTGTCTAATTTGTATGCCTCTGCTGGTAGATGGACTGATGTTTCTAGAATGAGAGTGAAGATGAAGCAGGTTGGAGTTGTCAAACAACCAGGGTCCAGTTGGGTAGTTTTAAAAGGAATGAGACATGAATTTATTTCTGGAGATAGGTCTCACCCTCTCAGTGAGAAAATTATTGAAAAGCTGGACTGGTTGGGAGAAAAATTAAAGCCATTTGGTTATTTTCCTGATCAAAGATTTGCTTTGCATGATGTTGATGATGAGCAAAAGGAAGAGATGTTGTCTTATCATAGTGAAAGGCTGGCAATTGGATTTGCTTTGGTTAGTACTGTGGAGGGAAGTACAATAACAGTGATGAAGAATCTCCGAATATGTGGAGATTGCCATTTTGTCATCAAGCTTATATCAAAAATTGCAGGGCGTGAGATTGTTGTCAGAGATAATAGTCGTTTTCACCATTTCAGGAATGGCATCTGTTCGTGTGGGGATTATTGGTAG
- the LOC110668574 gene encoding membrane protein PM19L yields the protein MANNQLKPVASLLLVLNFCMYVIILGIGGWAINRAIDHGFIIGPGFDLPAHFSPIYFPMGNAATGFFVTFALIAGVVGAASALAGFNHIRSWSADSLPAAASVATIAWTLTLLAMGFGCKEIELHIRNARLRTMEAFLIILSATQLLYIAAIHGASAIRRP from the exons ATGGCCAATAACCAGCTGAAGCCTGTTGCCTCTCTGCTTCTGGTCTTGAATTTCTGCATGTATGTCATAATCTTAGGTATTGGTGGTTGGGCTATAAATAGAGCTATTGATCATGGTTTCATCATAG GACCTGGATTTGACCTACCGGCGCATTTCTCACCCATATATTTTCCAATGGGAAATGCTGCTACCGGATTCTTCGTCACATTTGCTTTGATTGCCGGAGTTGTTGGTGCTGCTTCAGCATTAGCTGGTTTTAACCATATCCGTTCTTGGAGTGCTGATAGCTTGCCAGCTGCAGCCTCAGTTGCCACCATTGCTTGGACTCTCACTCTTCTCGCAATGGG GTTTGGCTGCAAAGAGATCGAGCTCCACATCAGGAATGCCCGTCTG AGAACCATGGAAGCATTTCTGATAATCCTTTCAGCGACACAGCTTCTATACATAGCAGCTATTCACGGTGCCTCAGCAATCAGGAGACCTTGA
- the LOC110668576 gene encoding uncharacterized protein LOC110668576 has protein sequence MPSGAKKRKAAKKKREQQANNNSNNSSSLDDSSPRGSEDPRSQDERESDSGEVGSPLSQDHHNDQHPFNEENQESEKTNSSSLASECKPNDGVIEDAEGSQKIGVGDDTIVIIEKELNPEQYMESKDVNVEHVQSAKEAHDGYDKSSSSSSSDDEPQVLDKKWKEEALNSASDNVQKVFTEEVTQALGLEKPLNKANGNSFTETAPSVDLVAPVVPMSEVAKHVMEGAEVENSEVLDVVEPGLKENEEKLLRESNDVLSRLVPEKNKDNLFPLLDENVGSSTNMVSSTVNGNEDKALPLSGAHSAETSMYAENIKDSGILSVNVVGNESRTLTSSGAYTSETSNDADKAKDIETSEYTETQPLVPPAPQVSQRTSWMSCCGLFDVFIGSNR, from the exons ATGCCATCAGGTGCAAAGAAGAGAAAAGCAGCTAAGAAAAAGAGGGAACAGCAGGCCAACAATAACAGCAACAATTCTTCTTCATTAGATGACAGTAGCCCTCGAG GAAGTGAAGATCCGAGAAGCCAGGACGAGAGGGAGAGCGATAGTGGTGAGGTTGGTTCTCCTTTATCACAGGACCACCATAACGATCAGCATCCATTTAATGAGGAGAATCAAGAATCTGAGAAGACAAACTCGTCGTCCTTAGCCTCTGAATGCAAGCCCAATGATGGAGTCATTGAGGATGCAGAAGGAAGCCAAAAAATTGGAGTAGGGGATGACACTATCGTTATAATTGAGAAAGAACTGAACCCTGAGCAGTATATGGAGAGCAAAGACGTTAATGTGGAGCATGTTCAGTCTGCAAAGGAGGCACATGATGGATATGACAAAAGCTCTAGCAGTAGTAGTTCTGATGATGAGCCTCAAGTTTTGGACAAGAAATGGAAGGAGGAAGCCCTTAATTCAGCTTCAGATAATGTGCAAAAGGTATTTACTGAAGAGGTGACACAGGCTTTGGGTCTTGAAAAACCACTTAATAAAGCAAATGGTAATTCATTTACAGAAACTGCCCCTAGTGTTGACTTGGTTGCGCCTGTGGTGCCTATGTCTGAAGTGGCAAAGCATGTGATGGAAGGTGCTGAAGTTGAGAATTCAGAGGTTCTGGATGTTGTTGAACCTGGGTTgaaggaaaatgaagaaaaattgcTGCGGGAATCCAATGATGTTTTATCTCGTTTGGTACCAGAGAAAAATAAGGATAATCTTTTCCCCTTATTGGATGAAAATGTTGGGTCATCAACAAATATGGTTAGTTCTACTGTGAATGGTAATGAGGATAAGGCATTGCCTTTGTCAGGTGCTCATAGTGCTGAAACTAGCATGTATGCAGAAAACATCAAAGACTCTGGGATTTTAAGTGTTAATGTAGTTGGAAATGAGTCTAGGACATTGACATCATCAGGTGCTTATACTTCTGAAACTAGTAATGATGCAGATAAGGCCAAAGATATTGAGACTTCTGAGTATACTGAAACCCAG CCTCTCGTACCTCCAGCTCCACAAGTATCGCAGAGAACCTCCTGGATGAGTTGCTGTGGTTTATTTGATGTTTTTATAGGCTCCAATAGATAA